A window from Primulina huaijiensis isolate GDHJ02 chromosome 13, ASM1229523v2, whole genome shotgun sequence encodes these proteins:
- the LOC140990879 gene encoding heavy metal-associated isoprenylated plant protein 7-like, translated as MGEEAAKKPQEAAKKVEEDKKEEAPKAEKPAADGKKDVKKPEEPKAAELAPPAPPPPREIVLKVYMHCEGCARKVRRCLKGFDGVEEVVTDSRGSKVIVRGEKADPLKVLERVQKKSHRPVELISPIPKPEEAKKPEEKEVVKVEEKKEELPVITVVLGVYMHCEACAQEIKKRIQKMKGGVCVYIYLSFGFKIFVFKR; from the exons ATGGGAGAG GAAGCTGCGAAGAAGCCGCAGGAAGCTGCGAAGAAGGTGGAGGAGGATAAGAAAGAGGAAGCCCCTAAGGCTGAGAAACCAGCTGCCGACGGGAAGAAAGATGTTAAGAAACCTGAGGAGCCTAAGGCGGCGGAGCTGGCGCCGCCGGCGCCTCCTCCGCCGCGTGAGATTGTGTTGAAGGTGTACATGCATTGCGAGGGGTGTGCTAGGAAAGTCCGCCGCTGTCTCAAAGGCTTCGACG GTGTGGAGGAGGTCGTAACAGATTCCAGGGGCAGTAAAGTGATTGTGAGAGGCGAGAAAGCAGATCCATTGAAGGTTTTGGAGAGGGTCCAGAAGAAGAGCCACCGCCCCGTGGAGCTTATTTCTCCAATCCCAAAGCCTGAAGAAGCCAAGAAACCTGAAGAAAAAGAGGTGGTCAAAGTTGAAGAGAAAAAGGAGGAG CTACCTGTGATTACAGTGGTGTTGGGAGTTTACATGCACTGTGAAGCTTGCGCACAGGAAATCAAGAAGCGGATTCAGAAAATGAAAGGtggtgtgtgtgtatatatatatttatcatttggttttaaaatttttgttttcaagAGATGA
- the LOC140990944 gene encoding SUMO-activating enzyme subunit 1B-1-like gives MDGEELTEHETALYDRQIRVWGADAQRRLSKSHILVSGLEGSVIEFCKNIVLAGVGSVTINDDRLVTEELLSANFLIPMDKSVYSGRSLAELCCESLKDFNPMVRVSVERGELSSFSIDLFGKFDAVVINCCSLATKKSVNEKCRKLLKRVAFYTVDCRDTCAEIFVDLQNYTYLKKKGDEKFECLVEYPSFEEAIFVPWKSLPKKVSKLYLAMRVIEKFEELEGRSPGETSTSDLFNVQTLRRELCEANSVSESLIPDSLLVRLLKGKTEFPPVCAIIGGILGQEVIKAISGKGDPLKNFFFYDAMDGKGLIEDISKAKTEG, from the exons ATGGACGGAGAAGAATTAACTGAGCACGAAACTGCTCTCTATGATCGCCAAATTCGTGTATGGGGCGCCGATGCTCAACGAAG GCTGAGCAAGTCTCACATACTCGTCAGTGGGCTTGAAGGCAGTGTTATTGAG TTTTGCAAGAATATTGTGTTAGCTGGAGTAGGCAGTGTGACTATAAACGATGATCGTTTGGTGACTGAGGAGTTGTTGTCGGCCAACTTTTTGATTCCTATGGACAAGAGCGTGTACTCTGGGAGATCTCTTGCTGAGCTGTGTTGCGAGTCCTTGAAAGATTTTAACCCCATGGTTAGAGTTTCTGTTGAAAGAG GTGAATTATCTAGCTTTAGTATTGATTTATTTGGCAAGTTTGACGCAGTAGTTATAAATTGTTGCTCCCTGGCAACAAAG AAATCTGTTAATGAGAAGTGTCGCAAATTGTTAAAACGAGTTGCCTTTTATACAGTGGATTGCAGAGACACATGTGCTGAAATATTTGTTGATTTGCAGAATTACACATACTTGAAG AAAAAAGGTGATGAGAAGTTTGAATGCCTTGTAGAGTATCCCAGTTTTGAG GAAGCTATTTTTGTCCCATGGAAATCACTTCCAAAGAAGGTTTCTAAGTTGTACCTAGCTATGAGAG TGATAGAAAAGTTTGAAGAGCTTGAAGGCCGCAGTCCAGGGGAAACATCAACCTCCGACTTGTTCAATGTCCAAACGTTGAGGAGGGAACTTTGTGAGGCAAAC TCAGTGAGTGAGTCGCTGATACCCGACTCCCTTCTGGTGAGATTGTTGAAAGGTAAAACGGAATTCCCACCTGTTTGTGCCATCATTGGTGGAATCCTTGGCCAG GAAGTCATTAAAGCCATATCAGGCAAGGGTGATCCGctaaaaaatttcttcttctaCGATGCAATGGATGGTAAAGGTTTAATCGAAGATATATCCAAGGCGAAAACTGAAGGCTGA